A window of Aromatoleum bremense genomic DNA:
GTCGCCCGCAGCACCCGGACGAGCTGCTCGGGCACCACTGCCTGAGCTACACGCTCGCGCCGTCATCCGGCTGGAGTTTCCGCATCGACGGCGAATACCGCACGGTTCCGATCAAGGGACGCCTGCAGATGAACAACGGCGACGCGCTGCTCGAAGCGGCGATCCGCGGCCTCGGCATCACCAACCAGCCGACTTTCATCAGCGCGCAAGCGGTGCAGGCGGGCCTGCTCGAGGAAGTGCTGGCGGAGTATTCGGCCACCGAGCTGCAGATCTATGCAGTCTTCCCCGGCAGCCGCTACGTACCGCATCGTGTGCGCGTGCTGGTCGATTACCTTGCGGAGCGGCTCGGGCCGACGCCATACTGGACCCGCGCAGTGCCGCGCGTCAGCGCCTGAGCGACCGCACCCGCGAGGGAACGCCCCTGCCGCGCCGCGCAGTTCAGAAATTCATCCGCCACGGCAATTCGCCCTGGATGAACAGGCGCGCCTCCTGGGACGCCGGCTTCGCAAAGAATCGCCGCACCGGCGCGTGCTCGCGCACCCGCCCGGCGCTCATGAACACGACATCGTCGCCGAGGCGCGTCGCCTGGCCGAGATTGTGGGTCACCATCAGGATGCGGGTACCGTCGGTGCGGATCTCGCGCACGATGCGCTCGACTTCGGCCGTCGCCGATGGGTCGAGGCTCGCAGTCGGTTCGTCGAGCAGCAGCAGGCGCGGCGCGGTGACCCACGCGCGGGCGAGCGCGAGTCGCTGCTTCTCGCCGCCCGACAGATAGCGCGCGCTGTCGGCCTCGCGCCCCCCGAGCCCGACGCGCGCGAGCACCGCCGCGGCGCGGCGATGGCGTTCGCCGCGCCCGATGCCATGCGGCTTCAGCGCGAGCGCGACGTTTTCGAGCACCGATGCGCGCAGCATCATCGGGTGCTGGAATACCATCGTCACGCCGAACTTCGGCGGCACCGTCCCGCCCCAGTCGATCGTCCCGCCACTCGGCTCGATCAGGCCGCACAGCGTGCGCAGCAGCACGCTTTTTCCCGCGCCGTTCGGCCCGAGCACCAGCGTGATGCCATCGCCGGCGAGTTCCAGATCGACGCCGTCGAGCACTGCCCGGCCGTTCGGCTGGAAACGCAGGTCGCGGATCCGCAGCGGAAACATTGCGCTCATCCGTACCGCCGCATCGCCCAGCCGCGCATCGCGAACGCGAACGCGTTGAGCGCCAGGATCACGACGACCAGCACGACGCCGAGCGCGATCGCGAGCGGCAGGTCGCCCTTACTCGTCTCGAGCGCGATCGTCGTCGTCATCACCCGCGTCGCGCGGTCGATGTTGCCGCCGACGATCATCACCGCGCCGACTTCGCTCATCGCCCGTCCCAGCCCCGCCAGCACCGCGACGACCAGCGAGTGGCGGCAGTCGTACAGCAGCGTCGTGACGCTCTGCCACCACGAGAACCGCATCACCCGCAGCTCCTCGGCATAGCGCTGCCAGGCGTCCTCGATGACCTGGCGCGTGATCGCCGCCATCAGCGGGATGACCAGCAGGCTTTGCGCGAACACCATCGCGGCCGGCGTATACAGGAGGCCATAATCGCCGAGCGGGCCCGACCGCGACAGCAGCAGATAGACGACGACGCCGACGACGACCGACGGCGCCCCCATCAGCCCGTTCATCAGCACCGACAGCGTGTGCTTGCCGGGGAAATTGCCAATCGCGAGGCACGCTCCCAGCGGCAACCCGAGCAGCAGGCCGATCAGCACCGCGCTGCCACTGACGCGCAGCGACAGCACGACGATCTCCGCAATTCGGTCGTCGAACGTGGCGAGCAGCGAAAATGCTTCGGAGAAGGTGGCGGCGAACAGGGACATCGGCGGGAGGATAGCGGAACGGCGGCGTTTCGACAGCGTCCGGCCCTTTCTTGTGGGACCGCGACGAGGGACCGCGACGAATATCTTCCTTCGTAAAGCAATCGGAACGCGGGCGGCAATACAATATCGAAGCTCGCAACGACGAACCGCACCGGCCGTCGGCGGCACGCGTAGTGTCCGGGGCGCCGCTCGGGCGGCACGCAAAGTGGGGAGGACAGGGCAGATTCACTCGACAACGATCGACAGTCACCGCCGCGCGGCGGCCGCGATCAGACTGATGCCGCAGTCCGGGGGCGACCCGACCGCGCCTGGCGCGACGCAATGACCACGGAGGATTCGGCTTTTCCGCAGCCGGGGCGCGCGAGCCGTCATTTCGGCCGGCGCGTGCTGATCGGTTTCTTCACCGTCGCGCCGCTGTGGGTCACCTGGCTCGTGTTCGACTTCCTCCTCGGCATCCTCGCCGCGATGGGGACGCCACTGCTGCGGGCGTCGGCGCGGCTCGTCGAGCCGATGTCGGACACCCTCGCGGCGTGGCTCCTCGACTCCGACTTCCAGAAACTCGTCGCAGTGCTGCTGACGCTCGCGAGCCTGTATGCGATCGGCGTGATGGCCTCGCTCGTGCTCGGACGCAAACTGCTCGACGCCGCCGAAGCGATGCTCGCGCGCCTGCCGCTCGTGCAGACGATCTACGGCGGCACGAAGCGCTTCCTGCAAACCCTGCAGAAGCCGCCGGTCAAGGGTCAGCGCGTCGTCCTGATCAGCTTTCCGACACCCGAGATGAAGACGATAGGCTTCGTGACGAAGGTGATGCGGGACGAGGCGAGCGGCGCGGAACTCGCGGCGGTCTACGTGCCGACGGCGCCGAACCCGACTTCGGGCTATATAGAAATCGTCCCCCTCGTCGACGTCGTGCAGACGGACTGGACGATGGAAGAGGCGATGACCTTCGTCATGACCGGCGGCACGACCGCCCCGGACCGGATCCGATTCAACAATCCACCCCCGGCAGGCAGCTGAATGGCTATTCGAACCCAGGCGCATGGCGGCGCGTCATCGATCTCGGGAAACCGCTGCTCGTCGGCCTGACGGTGATGGCGACGATGGCGGCCTTGACGACCTATTTCGGCATCAGCGTGATATGGCGCTGGCGCGTGATGTCTCGGCGGCGCTCCCGGAAAGGAGGGCGTCGGGAAGCGGACGCGTGAAGGCCGCCCGCCCGTTCGCATCGATGCCCCCCGACGGCGCGACTGGCTCGAGGTTGCGGAAGCGGCAGCTTCGGAGCAGCCCGGGCGCCGGCGTCGCGCTCCTCGTCGTCATTGCCGCGCTCGCGCTCGTCTGAAGCGCCGTCGCCAAGCCGCGTCGCTCAGCCGCCGCCGCGCTGCATCGCACGATCGAGCGCGGCGAGCAACGCGCGGCGCGTCGCCGGATCGCCGCCGGCGAAGCGATAGCGCACGACGACCACCGGCAGCTCCAACAGGCCGAGCCGGCGCATGCCGCGCGATTCGGTTTCGATGTCGAGCTGCGTTTGACCTTCCCGCACGCGGAATCGCCCGGGGGCGAGCGTCTCGACGCCCGCGGGCCAGGCCTTGCGCAATTCGCGCTCGAATTGCTGCGGCGACGCGGTGACTTCGCGCTCGAACTCATCCGCGATCGGCGCGAGTCCCAAGTCCGTTCGCCCCGCGCTCAACCGCCGGCGATCGGCGGCCACACCGCGAGCTCGTCGCCGTCGCCGAGGCGGCGCGTCGCGCGCGCAGCCGGTGGCACGAAGTGGCCGTTGACGAGCACGAGGTGCGCGCTGCGTTCGGGCACCCGGAAACGCGTGATCAGCTCCGAGACGGTCGTGCCTTCCTCGACGTCGAGTTCGATGCGGTTGCCGTCCCGCCCGGGCGGGAGGTAGTCCGTCAGCGACGCGAACAGCTTGAACGCGACCCTCATCCCGCCCTGCCGCCGGGCGCACCGCAGCGCGCGCGTGATGCGTCGATCATCGCGCCAGCGCCATCGGTTGCTGCGAGCGCGCGATGTACGCATCGACGAACTGCAGCGGCGAATGCAACAGCCGCTCCTTCCACTCGCCGAGGCGCACCCTGCCGTGGATCAGGCCGCGCAGCGCGCCGACGTGCTCGGTCAGCCCGATCGAGGTCGCGCCGATCAGCACATCGTCCTTGAACTGCAGGCTCAGGTAGCGGTACGCCGCTTCGTCGACGTGTTCGACGCCCGCCCCGCCGCGCTCGCGTTCCTCGCCCCACCATTGCCCGAACGACGACGAGATCAGGCCGAGCGTGTCGAGCACGTTGATCGCGAGCACGCCTTTCAGGCGCGTCTCGCGCCCGGCCATGTTGAGCGCGGCGACGCGCGCCTGGTCGGCCGCGTTCGGCTGGATCGCGGCAACGAGATGCGCGCCGCTGAAGAGGTCCGGCGCCTCGGCGACGTCGCCGGCGGCGAAGATGCCGGGGACGCTGGTCTCGAGCCTGTCGTCGACGAGCACGCCTTTCGCGACATGCACCGGCGTCGATTCGAGGAACGCGATGTTCGGCGCGACGCCGGCGGCGACGATGACGAGATCGGCGACGACGACTTCGCCGGTCGACAGCGTCACGTCGAGCGGCGCGTCGTTGCTCGCGCGCCGGTCAATACGGCTGACGCCGGCGTTCGTCACGACGCGCACGCCCTGGTCCTCGACCCATTTCCGGATCATGCCGCCAGCTTGCGGCGTCATCATCCGCGGCACCATGCGGTCGCCCATTTCGACGACCGTCAGTTCGACGCCGCGCGCGGCGAGCGCTTCCATGATGATGCAGCCGATGAAGCCCGCGCCGAGCTGCAGCACGCGCGCGCCGGGCGTGGCGAAGCGGGCGATCGCGCGCGCGTCCTCGAGCGTCCAGCAGGTCTGCACCTCCGGCAGATCGACGCCGGGGATCGGTGGCCGCACCGGGTGCGAGCCGGTCGCGATCAGCAGCCGGTCCCAGGATTCGAAGTGGCCGTCGTCGAACAGGATGCGGTGCCCGCCGCTGTCGAGCGACACTGCGCGGCCGCGCAGCTCATGGATGCGCAGCCGGTCGAAATGGCCGGGCGACTTGCGCAGCCACGTGCCCGACTCGTCGATGTTTCCTTCGAGCAGGTAGGGAATCGCCATGCGCGAATACGGCGGCGCGTCTTCGCTGCCGACGAGCAGGATGTCGTCGGCCGGCGCGGCGCGGCGCAGGGTTTCGGCGGCAATCACGCCCGCCGGGCCGTTGCC
This region includes:
- a CDS encoding phosphate ABC transporter ATP-binding protein, translating into MFPLRIRDLRFQPNGRAVLDGVDLELAGDGITLVLGPNGAGKSVLLRTLCGLIEPSGGTIDWGGTVPPKFGVTMVFQHPMMLRASVLENVALALKPHGIGRGERHRRAAAVLARVGLGGREADSARYLSGGEKQRLALARAWVTAPRLLLLDEPTASLDPSATAEVERIVREIRTDGTRILMVTHNLGQATRLGDDVVFMSAGRVREHAPVRRFFAKPASQEARLFIQGELPWRMNF
- a CDS encoding ABC transporter permease; its protein translation is MSLFAATFSEAFSLLATFDDRIAEIVVLSLRVSGSAVLIGLLLGLPLGACLAIGNFPGKHTLSVLMNGLMGAPSVVVGVVVYLLLSRSGPLGDYGLLYTPAAMVFAQSLLVIPLMAAITRQVIEDAWQRYAEELRVMRFSWWQSVTTLLYDCRHSLVVAVLAGLGRAMSEVGAVMIVGGNIDRATRVMTTTIALETSKGDLPLAIALGVVLVVVILALNAFAFAMRGWAMRRYG
- a CDS encoding DUF502 domain-containing protein, with amino-acid sequence MTTEDSAFPQPGRASRHFGRRVLIGFFTVAPLWVTWLVFDFLLGILAAMGTPLLRASARLVEPMSDTLAAWLLDSDFQKLVAVLLTLASLYAIGVMASLVLGRKLLDAAEAMLARLPLVQTIYGGTKRFLQTLQKPPVKGQRVVLISFPTPEMKTIGFVTKVMRDEASGAELAAVYVPTAPNPTSGYIEIVPLVDVVQTDWTMEEAMTFVMTGGTTAPDRIRFNNPPPAGS
- a CDS encoding DUF2062 domain-containing protein; this translates as MNGYSNPGAWRRVIDLGKPLLVGLTVMATMAALTTYFGISVIWRWRVMSRRRSRKGGRREADA
- the thiS gene encoding sulfur carrier protein ThiS translates to MRVAFKLFASLTDYLPPGRDGNRIELDVEEGTTVSELITRFRVPERSAHLVLVNGHFVPPAARATRRLGDGDELAVWPPIAGG
- a CDS encoding NAD(P)/FAD-dependent oxidoreductase, with protein sequence MKHVILGNGPAGVIAAETLRRAAPADDILLVGSEDAPPYSRMAIPYLLEGNIDESGTWLRKSPGHFDRLRIHELRGRAVSLDSGGHRILFDDGHFESWDRLLIATGSHPVRPPIPGVDLPEVQTCWTLEDARAIARFATPGARVLQLGAGFIGCIIMEALAARGVELTVVEMGDRMVPRMMTPQAGGMIRKWVEDQGVRVVTNAGVSRIDRRASNDAPLDVTLSTGEVVVADLVIVAAGVAPNIAFLESTPVHVAKGVLVDDRLETSVPGIFAAGDVAEAPDLFSGAHLVAAIQPNAADQARVAALNMAGRETRLKGVLAINVLDTLGLISSSFGQWWGEERERGGAGVEHVDEAAYRYLSLQFKDDVLIGATSIGLTEHVGALRGLIHGRVRLGEWKERLLHSPLQFVDAYIARSQQPMALAR